One Schlesneria paludicola DSM 18645 DNA segment encodes these proteins:
- the dnaA gene encoding chromosomal replication initiator protein DnaA translates to MQPGMTPSVRAEMTSAHSEHTTPDLNQAVLIAIQERLGAKRYGLWFEGKVKLAITDDRLTVAVGSPFLLNWMQKQFRTELTSAAQSVLGPSAQANFTVDSALAITSATGSSQSSTGVPTRDKPAKSPRALAAEASTPAIQGSSASPTTTLPPNRSRRLADLNDFVTGPQTELALTAARQLGSGQPVPFNPLYICGPVGSGKTHLLEGICRQLKRTQPSANVLLITAESFANYFTQALRDHSLPSFRQRFRSVDVLIVDNVEFFESKRVFQEEFLHTFVELADHGRTIVLSGTRHPRVLTKLSDELVSRFQSGLVCRLETPDVATRLKIVQVKAGRMAGEFATEALEHIAQRFQGSVRELEGALNCLQTYYSMTKKKVTQSTARDVLADLERDCMRLIRLGDVERVVCNLFGVRPKDLQSESRVRTISQPRMLAMFLARKLTPSAYTEIGQHFGGRNHSTVMSAERKVQQWLEQNETIRVASQSWSIGEIVQMLEQQLMAG, encoded by the coding sequence ATGCAACCCGGCATGACGCCGTCCGTCCGCGCGGAGATGACCTCCGCTCATTCCGAACACACAACACCCGATTTGAATCAAGCGGTCCTGATCGCGATCCAGGAACGCCTGGGAGCCAAGCGATATGGCCTGTGGTTTGAAGGCAAGGTCAAGCTCGCAATCACAGACGATCGACTGACTGTCGCTGTGGGCAGCCCGTTCTTATTGAACTGGATGCAAAAGCAGTTTCGCACGGAACTGACGTCCGCTGCACAATCGGTATTGGGCCCTTCTGCGCAAGCGAATTTCACCGTCGATTCCGCTTTGGCGATCACGTCGGCGACGGGTTCGTCCCAATCCTCCACGGGCGTCCCAACACGCGACAAGCCCGCGAAATCGCCACGCGCCCTGGCGGCAGAAGCCAGCACACCTGCGATCCAAGGCTCATCCGCGAGCCCCACGACAACCCTGCCACCCAATCGCAGTCGGCGACTCGCAGACTTGAATGATTTCGTGACAGGCCCTCAAACCGAACTGGCGTTGACAGCAGCTCGCCAGTTGGGCAGCGGTCAACCGGTCCCATTCAATCCGCTTTATATTTGCGGCCCCGTGGGATCGGGCAAGACACACCTGCTCGAAGGAATCTGTCGGCAACTCAAACGCACCCAGCCTTCCGCGAATGTGTTGCTGATCACGGCGGAATCGTTTGCAAATTACTTCACGCAAGCACTACGCGATCACTCGCTGCCCAGCTTCCGTCAGCGCTTTCGCAGCGTTGATGTGCTGATTGTTGACAATGTGGAATTCTTTGAATCAAAGCGCGTGTTTCAAGAAGAATTCCTACACACGTTCGTTGAGCTCGCCGATCACGGTCGCACGATCGTTCTGAGCGGGACACGGCATCCACGCGTCTTGACCAAATTGAGCGACGAGTTGGTCTCGCGTTTTCAATCGGGACTGGTCTGCCGCCTGGAAACCCCTGACGTCGCGACACGGCTGAAAATTGTCCAGGTGAAAGCCGGACGAATGGCCGGCGAATTCGCGACGGAAGCCCTGGAACATATCGCGCAACGGTTCCAGGGAAGTGTCCGAGAACTTGAAGGAGCGTTGAACTGCCTGCAAACGTACTATTCGATGACCAAGAAGAAGGTCACGCAATCAACGGCACGCGACGTTCTCGCCGATCTGGAACGCGACTGCATGCGATTGATCCGACTGGGTGATGTCGAACGCGTTGTGTGCAACCTGTTTGGAGTGCGCCCCAAAGACCTGCAGTCGGAAAGCCGTGTCCGGACCATCAGCCAACCGCGAATGCTGGCCATGTTTCTAGCAAGAAAGCTGACGCCTTCGGCCTACACAGAAATCGGACAGCACTTCGGTGGCCGCAACCACAGCACCGTGATGTCGGCCGAACGAAAAGTGCAGCAATGGCTCGAACAGAACGAGACGATCCGCGTCGCGTCGCAATCTTGGTCGATCGGTGAGATTGTGCAGATGCTTGAGCAGCAGTTGATGGCGGGCTGA
- a CDS encoding GNAT family N-acetyltransferase: protein MTAEADGQVVGAALLMHQLDGVTLVWPPVVSCQAPAPAAVEDALMTRMCDEIDRTDSRLAQILLAPGDTAETELIARFGFEHLADLCFMARTLSADDVALSPNDGELEFDTFDDSRADRFASVIERSYQDSLDCPFLDGFRNGRAALVSHRLSGQFDPAGWRLYRQGADDIGITLTNEHPEQNAIELVYFGIVPEFRGQGFGRRILSDSVQAAAFTGRSTMFLAVDCGNIYANNLYGELNFTEVARRQAMVRRSARVARE from the coding sequence ATGACCGCGGAAGCCGACGGACAAGTCGTTGGGGCCGCTCTGTTGATGCATCAACTCGACGGAGTGACTTTGGTCTGGCCGCCAGTCGTCTCGTGCCAGGCACCCGCCCCGGCCGCAGTGGAAGACGCGTTAATGACGCGGATGTGTGACGAGATCGATAGGACGGATTCACGGCTTGCCCAAATTTTGCTTGCGCCGGGCGACACCGCCGAGACGGAACTCATCGCGCGATTTGGATTTGAACACCTCGCCGATCTTTGTTTCATGGCACGCACCTTGTCTGCCGATGACGTGGCACTGTCACCGAATGATGGCGAACTGGAATTCGACACGTTCGATGACTCGCGAGCCGACCGATTCGCGAGTGTCATCGAGCGATCCTACCAGGACAGCCTTGACTGCCCGTTCCTGGACGGATTCCGCAATGGCCGGGCAGCTCTTGTCAGTCATCGATTATCAGGCCAATTCGATCCGGCTGGCTGGCGGTTGTATCGCCAAGGGGCGGACGATATTGGCATCACACTCACGAACGAGCACCCCGAACAGAATGCGATCGAGCTGGTCTACTTTGGAATTGTGCCTGAATTTCGCGGACAAGGATTTGGCCGTCGAATCTTGTCCGATAGCGTTCAAGCCGCAGCCTTCACGGGCCGCAGCACAATGTTTCTTGCAGTCGATTGTGGAAACATCTACGCAAACAATCTTTATGGCGAATTGAACTTCACAGAGGTCGCGCGAAGGCAGGCAATGGTGCGACGTTCCGCGCGAGTGGCACGCGAGTAA
- the glgP gene encoding alpha-glucan family phosphorylase, which produces MVLPQVTQRSFSEKLDALARNYWWCWQPEVVSIFRDLDPVRWRQFDHNPILLLGSFTHEQLEARGREAVLHSRVNYAFRRWQEYMTSKHTWGDTHTGLLGNNPVAYFSAEFGIHESLPNYSGGLGVLAGDHLKSASDLGVPLVAVGLFYQEGYFSQQIDETGWQREIYPYVQNTRLAITAAKTPAGERVIVSVETRNGPIYAQVWQVDVGRIKLYLLDCNVEQNTPEDRKLTARLYGGDQRIRIRQELVLGIGGTRALTAMGYDPCVIHMNEGHSAFAPLEFIRMRMVNDGQSFDDAMLKTVWHCCFTTHTPVPAGHDRFDWGLFEEHLGPIADQLGIGPGGLIGLGRVDPNNTNETFCMTVLAFKCSRTANAVSNLHGVVSRRMWTGLWPWRSEEEIPIGHITNGVHVSSWLAPQMKTLYDRVLPLDWHLRSGEPEVWAGFENVTPGELWETHQSLKNRMIMFARLRMLRRAERLGLSDAEKTEISSLLDPEALTIGFARRFAPYKRADLVLRDIDTLTKIVCDSKHPVQFVFAGKSHPADDNGKAILQSIFKLTQQPAFKGKIMLLEDYDINLARHLVQGVDVWLNNPRRPLEASGTSGQKVVLNGGLNCSILDGWWAEAYDGQNGFTIGNGRSHVNQDIQDDRDAKSLTRVLLDEVIPLFFDRNDEDGLPEEWIARMKRSVRTLGWRFNADRMVMDYVQNAYIPAAGGVSCDMGRRP; this is translated from the coding sequence ATGGTTCTGCCGCAGGTGACTCAACGAAGTTTTTCCGAAAAGCTGGACGCACTTGCACGCAACTACTGGTGGTGCTGGCAGCCCGAAGTGGTTTCCATTTTTCGCGACCTCGATCCTGTTCGCTGGCGGCAATTTGATCACAATCCCATCTTGTTGTTGGGGTCATTCACCCATGAACAGTTGGAAGCGCGTGGACGCGAAGCGGTGCTGCATTCTCGTGTCAACTACGCCTTTCGGCGCTGGCAAGAGTACATGACTTCCAAGCACACTTGGGGGGATACACATACTGGCCTTTTGGGAAACAATCCCGTGGCCTATTTCTCGGCAGAATTCGGCATTCACGAATCGCTCCCGAACTATTCTGGTGGTCTCGGGGTCTTGGCGGGGGATCATTTGAAGAGTGCGTCCGACCTGGGTGTGCCTCTCGTGGCGGTCGGACTGTTTTATCAAGAAGGCTATTTCTCGCAGCAAATCGACGAAACGGGTTGGCAACGTGAAATCTATCCGTATGTGCAAAACACGCGGCTGGCAATTACGGCCGCCAAAACCCCGGCGGGCGAACGTGTAATCGTCAGTGTCGAAACACGCAACGGGCCGATTTACGCACAGGTGTGGCAGGTTGATGTCGGTCGCATCAAACTGTACTTGCTTGACTGCAACGTCGAACAAAACACACCCGAAGACCGTAAGTTGACCGCACGATTGTACGGCGGCGATCAGCGCATTCGAATTCGGCAAGAGCTGGTTCTGGGAATCGGCGGTACACGAGCCCTGACGGCCATGGGATACGACCCCTGCGTCATTCATATGAACGAAGGTCACTCGGCCTTCGCCCCACTCGAATTTATTCGCATGCGCATGGTTAACGACGGACAGTCGTTTGACGATGCGATGCTCAAGACGGTCTGGCATTGCTGCTTCACGACGCATACTCCGGTGCCCGCTGGGCATGATCGGTTCGACTGGGGGTTGTTCGAAGAACACCTTGGTCCCATTGCCGACCAGTTGGGAATCGGGCCTGGGGGGCTGATTGGACTGGGACGCGTCGATCCCAACAATACAAACGAAACCTTCTGTATGACGGTGCTGGCTTTCAAGTGCAGTCGGACAGCCAACGCGGTGTCCAATCTGCATGGAGTCGTCAGTCGGCGGATGTGGACCGGCTTGTGGCCGTGGCGTAGTGAAGAAGAGATCCCGATCGGTCACATCACCAACGGAGTGCATGTGTCCAGTTGGCTCGCTCCGCAGATGAAAACCCTATACGACCGCGTGTTGCCCTTGGACTGGCATCTGCGGTCTGGCGAGCCCGAAGTTTGGGCCGGCTTCGAGAATGTGACGCCTGGTGAGCTGTGGGAGACGCACCAGTCTTTGAAAAACCGCATGATCATGTTCGCGCGGTTGCGGATGCTGCGTCGTGCCGAACGCTTGGGGTTGTCGGATGCCGAAAAAACGGAAATCTCAAGCTTGCTCGATCCTGAAGCGCTGACGATCGGGTTCGCTCGCCGGTTTGCTCCTTATAAACGAGCCGACTTGGTTCTGCGTGACATCGACACCCTGACCAAGATCGTCTGTGATTCGAAGCATCCTGTACAATTTGTGTTTGCGGGCAAGTCGCACCCCGCCGACGACAACGGCAAGGCCATTTTGCAGAGCATCTTCAAATTGACGCAGCAACCAGCGTTCAAGGGCAAGATCATGCTGCTCGAGGACTACGATATCAATCTGGCCCGGCACCTCGTTCAGGGTGTTGACGTTTGGCTTAATAATCCGCGTCGTCCGCTTGAAGCGTCCGGTACCAGCGGTCAGAAGGTTGTGCTCAACGGCGGCTTGAACTGTTCCATTCTCGATGGCTGGTGGGCCGAAGCCTACGACGGTCAGAACGGCTTCACGATCGGAAATGGTCGCTCACACGTGAATCAGGACATTCAGGATGATCGCGACGCCAAGTCGCTGACGCGCGTTCTGCTGGATGAAGTCATTCCACTCTTCTTCGATC